The genomic DNA GAGACGCGATTCCAACCAAATACTAAAACACCTAAAAAAGCACTTTCTAAACCAAAGGCAAATAAACCTTCTGCCGCCAAAGCACTTCCAAAAATATCACCTACATATCTTGAGTATACAGCCCAATTGGTACCAAACTCAAATTCCATTATTATTCCTGTAGCTACACCTATACCAAATGTTAATGCAAAAATTTTAAGCCAAAAACGAGTTAATATTTCATAATGTTTATTTCCCGTTTTTAAATATAAACCTTCCATAATTACCATTATTAAACCAATACCTATACTTAACGGTGGATATATGTAATGGAAAGCTATTGTAAATGCAAATTGTATTCTTGCTAATATTTCGGTATCCATATTTTATTTTTTTAGCTACATTGTTATTATAATTTTATTTTGGTATTTATTAATGCTTATTATTTTTTTAAGGTGCTTGGGCAAACAAAATCTGAAACTGGTATTCCTGCTTTTTTAATTGCTCCCATTCCTCCTGCGACATCTACTAGGTTATGTATACCTCTACTTTTTAATATTGAAGCTGCAATAACTGAACGGTAACCACCAGCACAATGCACATAAAATGGTTCGTTTTCCGGGAATTCTGCTAAGTGGTTGTTTAAATTATCTAATGGTGTGAAATTTGCGTTTTCTATATGACCTGCAATAAACTCACCTTCTTTTCTAACATCGAAAACAGGGATTTTATTTTTTTCTAATCTTGATTTAAATTCATTGGCAGATATAGAAATTAAACTATCGGTTTCTTTACCTGAAGCTTCCCACGCTTTAAAACTTCCTTTTAAATATCCTAATGTATTATCAAAGCCTACACGAGATAATCTTGTTATAGCTTCTTCTTCGCTGCCTTCATCTACAACTAAAAGTATTGGTTGATTAATATCTGCTATTAAAGCGCCAACCCAAGGAGCAAATCCTCCTTTTAAACCAATAAAAATAGAGCGTGGTATATGACCTTTAACATACTCTGATTGATGCCTCACATCTAGAATTAAAGCTTCGGTTTCGTTTGCTGCAGTTTCAAATTCGTCTGGTGTTAGTGCTTTACTACCTTTTTCTATTATAGTATCTATATCTTGATATCCTTCTTTATTAAGTTTTACGTTTAAAGGAAAATATTTTGGTGGTGGTGCTAAACCATCGGTTACTTCATTTATAAATTCTTCTTTCGTCATATCTTGACGTAAAGCATAATTCATTTTCTTTTGGTTACCTAAAGTGTCTACAGTTTCTTTCATCATGTTTTTTCCACATGCAGAACCTGCACCATGTCCAGGATATACTGTAACATCATCTGCTAGTGGCATAATTTTATTACGAAGACTTTCAAAAGACATTCCTGCAAGATCTTCCATTGTCATATCTGCAGCTTTTTGGGCTAAATCTGGACGACCAACATCTCCTAAAAATAATGTATCACCACTAAATATGGCGTGATCTTTTCCTTTTTCGTCTTTTAATAAATATGTTGTACTTTCCATGGTGTGACCTGGAGTATGCAAAGCTGTAATTGTAATGTTTCCAATTTTAAAGACTTGTCCATCTTGAGCAATAATAGCATCAAAAGATGGGTTTGCTGTTGGTCCATAAACTATTGGTGCTCCAGTTGCTTTAGATAATGTTAAGTGACCTGATACAAAATCTGCATGAAAATGTGTTTCAAAAATATATTTAATTTCTGCTTCATTTTTTTTTGCTGTTGCTATATAGTCTTTTACTTCTCTTAAAGGGTCTATAATTGCAACTTCGCCTTCACTTTCTATATAATAAGCACCTTGTGCTAAACATCCTGTGTATATTTGTTCTATTTTCATGACTTATATGTTTGTTATACAAAATTAAGGCATTTAAACTAAAATTAAGGTAACCTTAGTTACATTCATGAGCTAATAAAAAACTCCATATAAAAAATAAATATTGCCATTAAAAAGATAAAGTATCCAAATCCTTTTTTTAGTTTTTTTCCATCAACAAAATTACTCAGGTAGCTTCCTAAAAATATTCCTATTAATGATATTGTTGTAAAAAGTATTAAAAAACTCCAGTTTACATTCATTGTTATTGCATCTCCTAAAAAGAAACCTAATAGAGATTTTGCTGCAATTATTATTAGTGATGTTGCTATAGCAACTTTCATTTTAACTTTTGCTAATATCACTAAAGCTGGAATAATTAAAAAGCCGCCACCTGCACCTATTAATCCTGTTAGCGCACCAACAAAAAGACCTTCGATTAAAATTAATGGATAATTGTATTTTACTTTTTTATTTACGTTTACTTCTTTTCTTGTTTTTAACATAGCTATTCCTGCGGGAAACATTAATAAAGCAAACAAGCCAAACATAGCCATACGCCTTGTAAAAGTTATATTATTGTAAAAGAATAAAGTATTTGGTAAAATAGGTATTATAAAATATCTAATTGTAGTTACTCCTATTATAGCAGGAACTCCAAATACAATTGCGGTTTTCCAGTCTACATAACCTTTTAAATGTTGTTTTAAACCTCCTACTAATGCACTAAAACCGACAACAAATAAGGAGTAAGCTGTTGCTGTTTTTTCGTTTATATTAAACAAATATGCCAATACTGGCACTGCTAATATAGAACCACCACCACCAATTAATCCTAAAGACACACCTATTAACAGTGCTCCTAAATACCCAATAATTTCAAGACTATGCATGCTTTTTTTAGCAAAAGTATGCCTATAAAAGTGTTTTGTATGTAACTTATGTTACAGGTCTAAAACTTTTATATAATTACGTTGTAACTCTATTTTATTACTGTTTTCTAATTTTTTTAATAGCCTAGAAATAACGACTCTTGAAGTATGAAGATCGTTTGCGATATCTAAATGTGTTGTATTAATAATATCGTTATGGTTTACTTTTGCTTTGTCTCTTAAAAACTTAATTAAACGCTCGTCCATTTTAAGAAAAGCAATACTATCTATAGTTTCAAACATTTCCATCATTCTATCATGATAGCTTTGCAGTATAAAATGTTGCCATGTTTGATATTTACTCATCCATTCTCCCATTTTTTTTATTGGCACCATAATTAGTTGGGTATCAACTTCGGCAACTGCTCTAATTTTGCTTTTTACTTGACCCATGCAACAGTTAATTGTCATTGCACAAGTATCACCTTGTTCTATAAAATATAGAATTAGTTCGTTACCATTTTCGTCTTCTCTTAAAATTTTAATTGCGCCGTTAATTAAAAGTGGCATAGCCATAAGTTCCTGACCAATATCCATAAGCATATCACCTTCTGACACAGTTTTTAAAATTCCTACTTTATTAATTTCTTGTAATAATTCATCTTCAAAAAGGTAGTTGTATTGTTTTAAAAATTGCTCTTTCATATGCTCTTTTATATAATTTCAAAGCTAACACTATTTCCATAATTATTATGTTTAGTGGCTTTTTTATGTCACAAATAAGTTCATTAATTTAGCCAAAAAGTAAAAGAAATGCTAAACGCGATACTATTTGATATGGATGGTGTAATTGTAGACACCGAACCGTTACATAAAAAAGCTTATTTTAAAATGTTTGAAGCTTTTAATATTGAGGTTTCCATAGAATTATACGAATCCTTTACAGGACAATCTACATTAAATGTTTGCAAAAAACTTTGTGATATTTATAAACTTGATAGTGATCCCGAAGATTTAGTACAAACAAAAAGAGATTGTTTTAAAGGTTTGTTTAATACAGATCCTAGTTTAAAATTAATTGATGGCGTTTTAGATTTAATAAAAAACTATCACGCTAATGGTTTAACTTTAGTTTTGGCATCTTCTGCTTCTATGTTTACTATTAATAATGTATTTACAAGGTTTAATTTAGATCAATATTTTAAAGCAAAAATTAGCGGTGCTGATTTAGAAGCTTCTAAACCTCATCCCGAAATATTTATTAAAGCTGCAGCATTAGCAGGTTTCCCAAAGCAAAACTGCTTAGTGATAGAAGATTCTACAAATGGTATAAAAGCTGCTCACTCTGCAGGTATTTACTGTGTCGCTTACAAAAGTGAACATTCTACTAATCAAGACTATAGTTTGGCCAACTTAATAATTAACAACTATAAATCAATTTTTTATGAAAAAATTGGGACATTTTTTCAATAAAAAATGAAACCTTGCAAGGAGAATTTACGTATTTAGTCTAATAAATAAGTATTTAAACGGAGTTTTATTGGTTTTTATACGTTAATGACCTCAAGTATTATGATTGAAGCACAAATACCCAAAGATGAAAGAAAAAGACAACGTGCTGTTGAGAGTTACGCTATTTTAGATACTTTTCAAGAAGAAAATTACGATAGTTTAACGGAGTTGATGTGCTATATTACAAACACACCTATTTCGTTAATTACCTTTATAGATAATGACCGAAACTACATAAAATCTAATTGTGGATTTCCACATAGCGAAACGCCACGTAATGTTTCGTTTTGTGGTCATGCTATAAACAGTGATGAAATCATGATTGTTGAAGATGCTAGAAAAGATGAGCGTTTTCACGATAACCCTTTAGTTGATAAACATCAAGCAATATTTTATGCTGGAGTACCATTAATAAATCCCGAAGGATATAAATTAGGCACTTTATGTGTTTACGATCACGTACCACGCCAATTAGACGAAGCACAAAAAAAAGCTTTAGTTACAATTTCTAAACAGGTGGTTAACTTACTAGAAACCAGGCTTAGAAACAAAAGACTAAACGAAATAAAAAATAAGTTAGAAAAACGAAACGACGAGCTTAATAAATTTGCTGGTGTAGTTTCTCATGATTTAAAATCGCCTTTGTCTAATATTTTAGCATTAACACGTTTGCTGGAAGAAGAAAATAAAGGAAAACTAACTAAGGACTCGAAAATGTATTTAGAATACCTTCAAGACTCCTCGGTTGAATTAAAAAATTATATTGATGCTACTTTAGCATATTATAAAAATGACGAATTAATTACACAAAAAAAAGAAGTAATACCGTTTGAAGATTTAATTTTAAAGGCAAAAAAAATAGCAGTTCCAAAACAAAATGTCGAGCTTATTTACACGCAAAATGTTGGTAACATAACTATTAATAAACCAGCTGTTTTACAAATTTTGGTTAATCTATTAACTAACGCTGTAAAATATAGCGATAAAGAAACTACAATTGTTAATATTGATTTTCAGGAAAACGACGATTTTTATAGTTTTACTGTTAAAGATAATGGTCGTGGTATTCCAGAGGATAAATTAAATACTGTGTTTGATTTATTTGTTACTCTTGGAAATAAAGATAACGAAGGTAATTTAGGCACAGGTATGGGACTTGCTTCTGTTAAAAAACTAGTTGAAAGTCAAAATGGAAGTATTACATTAAATTCTACTCTTGGAAAAGGCAGTATATTTAAGTTTTATATTGAAAAGTAAATTATAGGCTTAAATGTTTTCCTGAAAATTATTTTCTTTTTCTAATTTATAATTATTGAAAACACTTTTTATTGTTTCTTTTGTTAATGGTTTATTTATAAACCCAATACAAGATTCTTCATTTTTAACTTTTTGAATATCTATTATATTTACTGAAGAAGACAACATATAAATTTTAATTGAACTTTTATTTTCAATATTAAGCGCTTTAAAAGCTTCTAGAAACTGAAATCCGCTCATGTCTGGCATATTAATATCCAAGAAAATTATGTCTGGCTTACTAAACGTATTATAATCCATAACATTTTCTAAAATTTTTAGATATTTCATTGCTGAATTTGCACTTGTAAAAGCTTCTATATTACATAGTGCAGATTCTTTTTCGATAATTTTTTGATTTATAAATAAATCTATTTTATTATCATCTATTAACATTAAGTTTACTATCATAACATAAATATTTTAATTAAAAGGTAAAAACATTTTAAAACGTGTGCCGTAATTAACTTCACTTTTAACTTGTATTTCACCTTTTAAACCTTCAACTATACTTTTTACTATATATAAGCCTAAGCCACTTCCTGGTACCGTATCTGAATTTGACTTGTAATATAAATTAAATATTTTATTAATATCTCTACTATTTATACCAATACCATTGTCATAAATTTCAATTTCTACTCCTTTACTGTTTGTATTAACTAAAATATCTATATTAGGTTTGTGTGTTGGCGCTAATGGTCTTGAGTATTTTATTGCATTTTCAATTAAGTTATTAAATATAGAGACTATTAACTCTGGTTTAGACTTAAATGTTCTTTCTATATTAACATCTACATTAAAATCTATTGTACTACTTACTTTATCACAGCTTAATTTTCTTAATACTTTATTTATTATTTGTGTAAAGTTTATTCTTTTAAATTCTGATTTTTTTGCAGTAATCATAGACGCCTCTAGTAGATTGTTGGACAGGTTTCTACCATTATCTATAGTTGTATCTAGCATATGCACAATATCTTGTGCGTGGTTAATATCTGTTTCGTCTTTTAATAAATTAATTAATCCTTTAGCAGAAGCAAATGGCGCTCGAAGATCGTGAGCAGAACGGTATAAAAACAGTTCTAAATCTTCGGTTTTTTGTTTTAGTTTTTCTTTTAAGTTTTTACGATCACTAACATCTAACATCATGGCGCAATAAGACATTTTACCGTTAAATGTTAAGCTACTAAAAGTAAACTCTACAGGAAATTCTTTACCATTTTTTTTAAGGCATTGCATTTCTATAATATCTACTTGTTTATTGTTTTTAAGTAATTTTACTGCATTTGCTAATTCTTTTATGCTTGATTCTCTATAGGTTTTAGATGTTAAAACAGCTAATGGTCTACCTAATATTTCTTTTTCGGTGTAACCAAAAGCTAATTCTGCACCTCTATTCCATTCTCTAATTTTGCCTTCGTGATCTGCTACCACAATTATACCCACATCAATAGATTTATAAATTAATCTATATTTTGCTTCTTTTTCTTCAACTTCTTTATCTAATTCTTTAAACTCTGTAACGTCATTAATGCACAAGGTTAGAGAATCTACTTCGCCTAGCGCATTAAAATTAGGAGAAACAATAGATGAGTAAAAAGATTTTGCACCTTTAAAATCAAAGTCGAAAAAATCAAATTGTCTTGCCTTTTTACTTTTAAAAGATTCGTAGATATTATTTTTAAATTCTTCGTAACAATTAAAGCCAATATAATCGTAGATATAAGTATCTATAATATCATTAACTTCTTCTTCCCAAAAGTCTTTATTTACTTTTAAAATTTTACCAAATTTACTTATAGAGAAAATACGAAAAGGAATGCTTTTTAAAAACATATTGTTTTTATTTCTTTCTGCTATAAGTTCTTTATTTTGTAATTTAAGCTTTGTATTATCTTTACATATAACTAAATATACGAGTTTGCTTTCTTTATCTACAGGTATAACTGTTGTGTCTAACCATAAATCATTATTATAATGGTCTTTTGCTTTTAATTCGCCATTCCATTTTTCTTTAGATTTTATTGTTTTCCAAAGTGTTTTATAAACCAAGCCGCTGTGTAATGGAGATTCTAAAAGTTTTAATGGTTCTCCTAAAAGCTCATTCTCACTATAACCTAAAAGTTTACACATATTTGCATTAGCATATTCTACTCTACCAAATTTATCTATCATGGCATAAATGGATTGTTCGCCAATAACATCTAAAATAGTAGTGTCTTGTAAATATGGTAAGTTATAGTTAGTTGCTTTCATATAAATTATTTTTTATTGCTAGAGAATGTTTTTTAGCTGCTGCGATATCTTTAAATACACCAAATGGTGTAATGGGATCATACAGCCGTTTATAAAAGCCTATTAATAGTTTTGTGCCAATGGTATTACTTATATAGGATTCTGAGATTTTTAATTTTTCTAATTCTGGATTAGAGGCTAAATATTTAGCTGCTGCTATAGAAAAAGTACCGCGTGCACCTTTTAGGTCTATAATAAATGGCATGGCTTTACCATTACATAATTTTATGATTGCAGCGATATAAGATTTTAGCAAGCTTAACTCTAGTTTTGCTCCAGCATCGTCATTATTAAATTCACAATACAATATATTGGCTTCGTCTGTCCAAAACATTGCATTATTAAATCCTATCATTTTACTCATGGCGGTTTAGTTTAATTTATTAA from Lacinutrix sp. 5H-3-7-4 includes the following:
- a CDS encoding rhodanese-like domain-containing protein; amino-acid sequence: MKIEQIYTGCLAQGAYYIESEGEVAIIDPLREVKDYIATAKKNEAEIKYIFETHFHADFVSGHLTLSKATGAPIVYGPTANPSFDAIIAQDGQVFKIGNITITALHTPGHTMESTTYLLKDEKGKDHAIFSGDTLFLGDVGRPDLAQKAADMTMEDLAGMSFESLRNKIMPLADDVTVYPGHGAGSACGKNMMKETVDTLGNQKKMNYALRQDMTKEEFINEVTDGLAPPPKYFPLNVKLNKEGYQDIDTIIEKGSKALTPDEFETAANETEALILDVRHQSEYVKGHIPRSIFIGLKGGFAPWVGALIADINQPILLVVDEGSEEEAITRLSRVGFDNTLGYLKGSFKAWEASGKETDSLISISANEFKSRLEKNKIPVFDVRKEGEFIAGHIENANFTPLDNLNNHLAEFPENEPFYVHCAGGYRSVIAASILKSRGIHNLVDVAGGMGAIKKAGIPVSDFVCPSTLKK
- a CDS encoding sulfite exporter TauE/SafE family protein, with the protein product MHSLEIIGYLGALLIGVSLGLIGGGGSILAVPVLAYLFNINEKTATAYSLFVVGFSALVGGLKQHLKGYVDWKTAIVFGVPAIIGVTTIRYFIIPILPNTLFFYNNITFTRRMAMFGLFALLMFPAGIAMLKTRKEVNVNKKVKYNYPLILIEGLFVGALTGLIGAGGGFLIIPALVILAKVKMKVAIATSLIIIAAKSLLGFFLGDAITMNVNWSFLILFTTISLIGIFLGSYLSNFVDGKKLKKGFGYFIFLMAIFIFYMEFFISS
- a CDS encoding Crp/Fnr family transcriptional regulator, whose product is MKEQFLKQYNYLFEDELLQEINKVGILKTVSEGDMLMDIGQELMAMPLLINGAIKILREDENGNELILYFIEQGDTCAMTINCCMGQVKSKIRAVAEVDTQLIMVPIKKMGEWMSKYQTWQHFILQSYHDRMMEMFETIDSIAFLKMDERLIKFLRDKAKVNHNDIINTTHLDIANDLHTSRVVISRLLKKLENSNKIELQRNYIKVLDL
- a CDS encoding HAD family phosphatase encodes the protein MLNAILFDMDGVIVDTEPLHKKAYFKMFEAFNIEVSIELYESFTGQSTLNVCKKLCDIYKLDSDPEDLVQTKRDCFKGLFNTDPSLKLIDGVLDLIKNYHANGLTLVLASSASMFTINNVFTRFNLDQYFKAKISGADLEASKPHPEIFIKAAALAGFPKQNCLVIEDSTNGIKAAHSAGIYCVAYKSEHSTNQDYSLANLIINNYKSIFYEKIGTFFQ
- a CDS encoding ATP-binding protein produces the protein MTSSIMIEAQIPKDERKRQRAVESYAILDTFQEENYDSLTELMCYITNTPISLITFIDNDRNYIKSNCGFPHSETPRNVSFCGHAINSDEIMIVEDARKDERFHDNPLVDKHQAIFYAGVPLINPEGYKLGTLCVYDHVPRQLDEAQKKALVTISKQVVNLLETRLRNKRLNEIKNKLEKRNDELNKFAGVVSHDLKSPLSNILALTRLLEEENKGKLTKDSKMYLEYLQDSSVELKNYIDATLAYYKNDELITQKKEVIPFEDLILKAKKIAVPKQNVELIYTQNVGNITINKPAVLQILVNLLTNAVKYSDKETTIVNIDFQENDDFYSFTVKDNGRGIPEDKLNTVFDLFVTLGNKDNEGNLGTGMGLASVKKLVESQNGSITLNSTLGKGSIFKFYIEK
- a CDS encoding response regulator, encoding MIVNLMLIDDNKIDLFINQKIIEKESALCNIEAFTSANSAMKYLKILENVMDYNTFSKPDIIFLDINMPDMSGFQFLEAFKALNIENKSSIKIYMLSSSVNIIDIQKVKNEESCIGFINKPLTKETIKSVFNNYKLEKENNFQENI
- a CDS encoding PAS domain S-box protein; its protein translation is MKATNYNLPYLQDTTILDVIGEQSIYAMIDKFGRVEYANANMCKLLGYSENELLGEPLKLLESPLHSGLVYKTLWKTIKSKEKWNGELKAKDHYNNDLWLDTTVIPVDKESKLVYLVICKDNTKLKLQNKELIAERNKNNMFLKSIPFRIFSISKFGKILKVNKDFWEEEVNDIIDTYIYDYIGFNCYEEFKNNIYESFKSKKARQFDFFDFDFKGAKSFYSSIVSPNFNALGEVDSLTLCINDVTEFKELDKEVEEKEAKYRLIYKSIDVGIIVVADHEGKIREWNRGAELAFGYTEKEILGRPLAVLTSKTYRESSIKELANAVKLLKNNKQVDIIEMQCLKKNGKEFPVEFTFSSLTFNGKMSYCAMMLDVSDRKNLKEKLKQKTEDLELFLYRSAHDLRAPFASAKGLINLLKDETDINHAQDIVHMLDTTIDNGRNLSNNLLEASMITAKKSEFKRINFTQIINKVLRKLSCDKVSSTIDFNVDVNIERTFKSKPELIVSIFNNLIENAIKYSRPLAPTHKPNIDILVNTNSKGVEIEIYDNGIGINSRDINKIFNLYYKSNSDTVPGSGLGLYIVKSIVEGLKGEIQVKSEVNYGTRFKMFLPFN